In Cucurbita pepo subsp. pepo cultivar mu-cu-16 chromosome LG04, ASM280686v2, whole genome shotgun sequence, the following are encoded in one genomic region:
- the LOC111793412 gene encoding WD repeat-containing protein VIP3-like isoform X1: protein MPQIIASSFLLTGSLDETVKLWKSDELDLDRTNTGHCLGVVSVVARPSGYVAASASLDSFVRVFEVGSNSTIATLEAPPSEVWQMRFNPEVQATELLCFGILKRGRLFKQ from the exons ATGCCACAGATAATCGCTTCCTCCTTCCTCCTCACCGGCTCCCTCGATGAGACCGTCAAGCTCTGGAAATCTGACGAGCTTGACTTGGACCGCACCAACACCGGCCACTGCCTTGGCGTCGTCTCTGTTGTTGCTCGTCCTTCCGGTTACGTTGCTGCCTCCGCTTCTCTCGATAGCTTTGTTCGCGTATTTGAGGTTGGTTCCAATTCCACTATCGCCACTCTTGAGGCGCCGCCGTCTGAGGTCTGGCAAATGCGGTTTAATCCCGAG GTTCAAGCGACAGAACTGTTATGCTTTGGGATCTTAAAACGAGGGAGGCTGTTCAAACAATGA
- the LOC111793412 gene encoding WD repeat-containing protein VIP3-like isoform X2: MPQIIASSFLLTGSLDETVKLWKSDELDLDRTNTGHCLGVVSVVARPSGYVAASASLDSFVRVFEVGSNSTIATLEAPPSEVWQMRFNPEYHGALMEEDLLAV, from the exons ATGCCACAGATAATCGCTTCCTCCTTCCTCCTCACCGGCTCCCTCGATGAGACCGTCAAGCTCTGGAAATCTGACGAGCTTGACTTGGACCGCACCAACACCGGCCACTGCCTTGGCGTCGTCTCTGTTGTTGCTCGTCCTTCCGGTTACGTTGCTGCCTCCGCTTCTCTCGATAGCTTTGTTCGCGTATTTGAGGTTGGTTCCAATTCCACTATCGCCACTCTTGAGGCGCCGCCGTCTGAGGTCTGGCAAATGCGGTTTAATCCCGAG TATCATGGAGCGTTGATGGAAGAAGACTTGCTTGCGGTTTAA
- the LOC111793412 gene encoding WD repeat-containing protein VIP3-like isoform X4 — MPQIIASSFLLTGSLDETVKLWKSDELDLDRTNTGHCLGVVSVVARPSGYVAASASLDSFVRVFEVGSNSTIATLEAPPSEVWQMRFNPE, encoded by the exons ATGCCACAGATAATCGCTTCCTCCTTCCTCCTCACCGGCTCCCTCGATGAGACCGTCAAGCTCTGGAAATCTGACGAGCTTGACTTGGACCGCACCAACACCGGCCACTGCCTTGGCGTCGTCTCTGTTGTTGCTCGTCCTTCCGGTTACGTTGCTGCCTCCGCTTCTCTCGATAGCTTTGTTCGCGTATTTGAGGTTGGTTCCAATTCCACTATCGCCACTCTTGAGGCGCCGCCGTCTGAGGTCTGGCAAATGCGGTTTAATCCCGAG TAA
- the LOC111793412 gene encoding WD repeat-containing protein VIP3-like isoform X3, producing the protein MPQIIASSFLLTGSLDETVKLWKSDELDLDRTNTGHCLGVVSVVARPSGYVAASASLDSFVRVFEVGSNSTIATLEAPPSEVWQMRFNPEQ; encoded by the exons ATGCCACAGATAATCGCTTCCTCCTTCCTCCTCACCGGCTCCCTCGATGAGACCGTCAAGCTCTGGAAATCTGACGAGCTTGACTTGGACCGCACCAACACCGGCCACTGCCTTGGCGTCGTCTCTGTTGTTGCTCGTCCTTCCGGTTACGTTGCTGCCTCCGCTTCTCTCGATAGCTTTGTTCGCGTATTTGAGGTTGGTTCCAATTCCACTATCGCCACTCTTGAGGCGCCGCCGTCTGAGGTCTGGCAAATGCGGTTTAATCCCGAG CAGTAA
- the LOC111792965 gene encoding wiskott-Aldrich syndrome protein family member 2, which translates to MEPNSDPPPYWSPPTMHRRRSSSPPFISLPVLIILLPTLALIILFFAIRPLLSLTPQLFRPNSVKKSWDSFNVFLLLIAIICGVFARRNDDVPTAADVDDRRRSGRRTVDAAGVKVNGDLEFPQQWFGFAERRFSDQSGRTPGTAMRLRRNSSYPDLRQESPWETGNDGNQFRFYDDFEINKFRSRSFVYRTRGSEIEESPAEIKVIPVDSFVANSSPTPQRLKSSNPPPPPPPPLPVTQRKSIRIYQTIQRKEEVQEANTNDAEFAKSYTPPSPPPLPPRTVIPPSPVRVRLEERFGKSERKKTNVKKEIAMALASLYRKRKKKQKAKNIYDGDRRSPTEQRPPPPPPPPPPPPSVFRGLFKKSNKNKRIHSESAPPPPPPPPPPAPLSSRSTKKKIHIPPPPSPSFRQRNTTASRRPPLPARTYNFNIENEGINSGSQSPSVTIPPPPPPPPFKTTTDVKSTFRGETAGSRSSETSRCGSPEPKNVEPSSVKETTEPASEVNGGGGVGSVFCPSPDVNIKATNFIARLRGEWRLEKMNSVREKERLGQGPNYEIMADPGPSV; encoded by the coding sequence ATGGAGCCAAACAGCGACCCACCACCGTACTGGTCGCCGCCGACGATGCACCGCCGTAGATCCTCGTCTCCGCCGTTTATTTCTTTGCCGGTTTTGATTATTCTCTTGCCGACGCTCGCTTTGATTATATTGTTCTTTGCAATCCGTCCTCTTCTTTCGCTCACTCCTCAACTTTTTAGACCAAATTCGGTGAAGAAGAGCTGGGATTCtttcaatgtttttcttcttttgattgcGATTATCTGCGGGGTTTTTGCTAGACGAAACGACGACGTACCGACCGCCGCTGATGTCGACGATCGTCGTCGTTCTGGTCGCAGAACGGTTGATGCTGCCGGAGTTAAGGTGAACGGGGACTTGGAGTTTCCGCAGCAGTGGTTTGGATTTGCAGAGAGGAGATTTTCCGATCAGTCTGGGAGAACGCCGGGAACGGCGATGAGGTTGAGGAGGAATAGCTCTTATCCAGATCTGAGGCAGGAATCGCCGTGGGAAACTGGTAACGATGGTAATCAGTTTCGATTCTatgatgattttgaaattaacaAGTTTCGATCACGATCCTTCGTGTATCGAACGCGAGGAAGTGAAATAGAAGAATCCCCGGCGGAGATTAAGGTTATTCCGGTTGATTCGTTTGTGGCTAATTCGTCGCCGACGCCTCAAAGGTTGAAGTCTTCCAATCCGCCGCCTCCACCGCCTCCGCCGCTGCCGGTTACTCAGAGGAAATCGATACGGATATATCAGACCAtccagagaaaggaggaaGTTCAAGAGGCCAATACGAATGACGCTGAATTCGCGAAGTCGTATACGCCGCCGTCTCCGCCTCCGCTACCTCCGCGAACAGTTATCCCTCCGTCGCCGGTCCGAGTTCGACTGGAGGAGAGATTTGGAAAGAGTGAACGGAAGAAAACAAATGTTAAGAAAGAGATAGCAATGGCGTTGGCTTCACTGtatagaaagagaaagaagaagcagaaagCTAAAAATATCTACGACGGCGACCGCCGCTCTCCAACTGAACAACGACCGCCCCCGCCGCCCCCGCCTCCACCACCGCCTCCTTCCGTCTTCCGCGGCCTattcaaaaaatcaaacaagaacaagagaattCACTCCGAATCTGCACCGCCGCCTCCTCCGCCTCCACCACCACCCGCCCCATTGTCTTCCCGTtcaacaaagaagaagattcaTATCCCTCCTCCACCGTCACCATCATTCCGTCAGCGAAATACCACCGCCAGCCGTCGACCGCCTCTCCCGGCAAGGACGTACAATTTCAACATCGAAAACGAAGGCATAAACAGCGGTAGCCAGAGTCCCTCAGTAACCATaccgccaccaccacctccgCCGCCGTTCAAAACTACGACGGATGTAAAATCCACGTTTCGAGGCGAAACAGCCGGGTCACGGAGCTCCGAAACCTCTCGTTGCGGATCTCCAGAACCGAAAAACGTCGAACCGTCATCGGTTAAGGAGACAACGGAGCCAGCCAGCGAAGTaaacggcggcggcggagtgGGGTCAGTGTTCTGTCCCAGCCCGGACGTTAACATCAAAGCTACAAATTTCATCGCGAGGCTGAGAGGCGAGTGGAGACTGGAGAAGATGAATTCGGTgagggagaaagaaagattgGGCCAAGGCCCAAATTACGAAATAATGGCGGACCCAGGCCCAAGCGTTTGA
- the LOC111793414 gene encoding mitogen-activated protein kinase kinase 2-like isoform X2 produces MRKGGLSNNLDLKLSLPQEDQSIAKFLTQSGTFKDGDLLVNRDGVRIVSQSEVEAPPPIKPTDDQLSLADIDTIKVIGKGNGGTVQLVQHKWTAQFFALKVIEMKIEESYRRQIAKELKINQSAQCPYIVVCYQSFYDNGSIYIIFEYMDGGSLADFLKKVKKIEEPYLAAICKQVLKGLMYLHHERHIIHRDLKPSNLLVNHRGEVKITDFGVSAIMASTTGEANTFVGTYNYMSPERIVGNRYGKKSDIWSLGLILLECATGKFPYSPPEKDGGWGNFYDLMVAIAEGEPPSAPADQFTPNFCSFISACLQTEPKDRLSARELLEHPFVNMYGDTDIDLSSYFNDAGTPLATF; encoded by the exons ATGAGGAAGGGAGGCTTAAGCAACAATCTCGACCTCAAACTCAGTCTCCCTCAGGAAGACCAATCCATAGCCAAGTTCCt AACGCAGAGCGGCACGTTTAAGGATGGTGATCTGCTTGTAAACAGAGATGGAGTTCGGATTGTTTCTCAGAGCGAAGTTGAAGCA CCACCTCCGATTAAGCCTACAGATGATCAGTTGAGTTTAGCGGACATAGACACAATTAAAGTCATTGGAAAAGGAAATGGTGGAACTGTGCAATTAGTTCAGCACAAATGGACTGCTCAGTTTTTTGCATTGAAG GTAATTGAGATGAAAATTGAGGAGTCTTACCGCAGGCAGATTGCTAAAGAActcaaaatcaatcaatcagCACAGTGTCCCTATATTGTTGTCTGTTACCAATCTTTCTATGATAATGGGtcaatatatatcatttttgaGTACATGGATGGTGGATCTTTAGCTGATTTTCtgaaaaaggttaaaaaaattgaagaaccaTATCTTGCTGCCATTTGTAAGCAG GTGCTGAAGGGGCTGATGTACCTTCACCATGAAAGACACATCATCCATAGGGACTTGAAGCCTTCTAATTTATTAGTAAATCATAGAGGGGAAGTCAAGATTACCGACTTCGGTGTGAGTGCGATTATGGCAAGCACAACTGGAGAGGCTAATACTTTCGTTGGCACATATAACTATATGTCT CCAGAGAGAATTGTTGGAAATAGATATGGCAAAAAAAGTGACATTTGGAGCTTGGGGCTGATATTACTTGAATGTGCAACCGGCAAATTCCCTTATTCTCCACCCGAGAAAGATGGAGGATGGGGTAACTTTTATGATCTTATGGTAGCCATTGCTGAGGGCGAACCTCCTTCTGCTCCAGCCGACCAGTTTACTCCCAACTTCTGTTCCTTCATTTCTGCATG TTTGCAAACGGAGCCGAAGGATAGACTGTCAGCACGTGAACTTTTG GAACACCCTTTCGTCAACATGTATGGAGATACAGATATTGACCTGTCATCTTACTTCAATGATGCAGGGACTCCACTTGCAACGTTCTAA